The following coding sequences are from one Limnobacter sp. SAORIC-580 window:
- a CDS encoding xanthine dehydrogenase family protein molybdopterin-binding subunit, whose amino-acid sequence MSIVTKVSRRDFLKAGAGLTLAVSIPSVFANNKLKAGGPGLAGSAVEAGNFAPNAFVTIGSDNTVTVISKHLEMGQGVYTGLATLVAEELDADWSTVKVEGAGASTKHYNNLFWGAQGTGGSTAIANSFEQMRTAGATARAMLVNAAAAQWKVPAREITVSNSVVSHAKSNRKATFGELAEAASEQTVPGEVNLKDPKDFKLIGKTAPRKDSTAKTNGTAMFTQDMKLPGMLVAVVAHPPKFGGTVKNVDDKAARAIAGVSDVVTIPSGVAVLATNYWTAKKGRDALNIEWDLSTAYKGSSEQIAVDYTKLLGKRGTVVRQDGDTESQFARSERTFESDYHFPFLAHASMEPLNCLIKLDRDSAEVWNGEQMQTADQAAVAGVLGLDPEKVKLNMLYAGGSFGRRANPQADYLVETAHIVKAIGGKAPVKLVWSREDDMKGGYYRPVYAHRLRAALGKNGLPVAWENRIVGQSIAKGSPFEGFLVKDGVDATSVEGSSNLPYQIPNMLVDLHTTNEQVRVPIQWWRAVGSTHTAYATEVFVDELAVQAKQDPVKYRATLLTRHPRHAGVLKLVAEKAGWNKPLAPAGDGAKRGRGIAVHESFNSFVAQVVEVTVQKDRNFKVDRVVCAVDCGVVVNPDVVKAQMEGGIGFALAAALTGEITLKDGEVQQSNYHDYPVLRINEMPKVEVHMVQSGEKPTGVGEPGVPPLAPALANALFNATGKRIRKLPIGEQLKA is encoded by the coding sequence ATGAGCATTGTTACCAAGGTTTCTCGTCGCGACTTCTTGAAAGCAGGCGCCGGTTTAACACTCGCAGTCAGCATTCCCTCTGTATTTGCCAACAACAAACTGAAAGCCGGTGGCCCAGGCCTGGCTGGCAGTGCGGTTGAAGCAGGCAACTTTGCCCCCAATGCCTTTGTAACCATTGGCAGCGACAACACAGTTACTGTTATTTCCAAACACCTGGAAATGGGTCAAGGCGTGTACACCGGCCTTGCCACCCTGGTGGCCGAGGAATTGGATGCCGATTGGTCCACAGTCAAAGTGGAAGGCGCAGGCGCCAGTACCAAGCACTACAACAACCTGTTTTGGGGTGCGCAAGGCACTGGCGGCAGTACCGCAATTGCCAATTCATTTGAACAAATGCGCACGGCGGGCGCCACCGCCCGCGCCATGTTGGTAAACGCCGCAGCTGCGCAATGGAAAGTACCTGCCCGTGAAATTACGGTGAGCAACAGTGTTGTGTCGCACGCGAAAAGCAATCGCAAGGCCACTTTTGGCGAGTTGGCCGAAGCGGCCAGCGAGCAAACTGTGCCGGGCGAAGTCAATTTGAAAGACCCGAAAGATTTCAAACTGATTGGCAAAACAGCACCCCGCAAAGACAGCACTGCAAAAACCAATGGCACCGCGATGTTTACGCAAGACATGAAATTGCCAGGCATGCTGGTGGCTGTAGTTGCGCACCCGCCCAAGTTTGGCGGCACCGTGAAGAACGTAGACGACAAAGCAGCACGTGCTATTGCAGGTGTATCGGATGTGGTCACCATTCCCAGTGGTGTAGCAGTGCTGGCGACCAATTACTGGACTGCAAAAAAAGGGCGCGACGCACTGAATATTGAGTGGGATTTGTCCACGGCTTACAAGGGCAGCAGCGAACAAATTGCCGTCGACTACACCAAGCTGCTGGGCAAACGCGGCACCGTTGTTCGGCAAGATGGTGACACCGAAAGTCAATTCGCGCGCAGCGAACGAACCTTTGAATCCGACTATCACTTCCCTTTTCTTGCGCATGCCTCAATGGAGCCTTTGAACTGCCTCATTAAACTGGACAGGGACAGCGCCGAGGTGTGGAACGGCGAACAAATGCAAACTGCCGATCAGGCCGCTGTGGCCGGGGTGTTGGGCCTTGACCCCGAAAAAGTGAAATTGAACATGCTGTATGCTGGCGGCAGCTTTGGCCGCCGAGCCAACCCGCAAGCTGATTACCTGGTTGAAACCGCCCACATTGTGAAAGCCATTGGCGGCAAAGCGCCGGTGAAACTGGTGTGGAGCCGGGAAGACGACATGAAGGGCGGCTACTACCGCCCGGTGTACGCACACCGCTTGCGGGCAGCCTTGGGCAAAAATGGTTTGCCGGTGGCCTGGGAAAACCGCATTGTGGGCCAGTCCATTGCGAAGGGATCGCCCTTCGAAGGCTTCCTGGTGAAAGACGGTGTGGATGCCACTTCTGTGGAAGGTTCATCCAATCTTCCTTACCAAATTCCGAACATGCTGGTGGATTTACACACCACCAATGAACAGGTTCGCGTACCCATTCAGTGGTGGCGTGCAGTGGGTTCCACCCACACCGCCTATGCCACCGAAGTATTTGTTGATGAACTGGCCGTTCAAGCCAAACAAGACCCGGTTAAATATCGGGCCACCCTGTTGACCAGGCACCCCCGCCACGCAGGTGTACTGAAACTGGTGGCTGAAAAAGCCGGTTGGAACAAGCCGCTTGCGCCTGCAGGTGACGGTGCCAAACGCGGACGCGGCATTGCTGTGCATGAATCATTCAATAGTTTTGTGGCACAGGTTGTTGAAGTAACCGTTCAGAAAGACAGGAACTTCAAGGTAGACCGCGTGGTGTGCGCAGTAGACTGCGGCGTGGTGGTAAACCCCGACGTGGTGAAAGCGCAAATGGAGGGCGGAATTGGGTTTGCCCTGGCCGCTGCACTGACTGGTGAAATCACCTTGAAAGACGGCGAAGTTCAGCAGTCGAACTACCACGACTACCCAGTGTTGCGCATCAACGAAATGCCCAAGGTCGAAGTGCACATGGTTCAGTCTGGTGAAAAGCCAACCGGTGTGGGCGAACCCGGGGTTCCACCATTGGCACCGGCATTGGCCAACGCCTTGTTCAATGCAACCGGCAAGCGCATTCGCAAACTGCCGATTGGTGAACAACTGAAAGCGTAA
- a CDS encoding acyltransferase family protein, with the protein MPIPSACPVRNSTIDLLKALASQIIVVHHLLLYTPMSPVLQAKWPGLLGLIADEGRYVVQIFLVIGGFLAAQSMFSLLSKSRNVEVWPLFKKRFLRLAKPFWVAIALAVLLSWLGGKIAMHPEVSDLPGFTQLLAHAFLLHDIVEVEALSAGVWYVAIDLQLYAVLVLMAWASQKTGGLKLLEPQQGLLLLAIAMTIASLLVLNRNAEHDEWAWYFFGAYGLGVAAHWAQREGKVILVSLLIAGLLGIALWIEWRERLLLTGVTALLLMNSARIESLVSVIVQGPVRRLGDISYSVFLIHYGIAVFASSVVIALGLSSFGAMLLAFLLTWVVSVAAGWVLYWGVEK; encoded by the coding sequence TTGCCCATCCCTTCTGCCTGCCCTGTGCGCAATTCCACCATCGACCTGCTGAAAGCCCTGGCCTCACAAATTATTGTGGTTCACCACCTGTTGCTGTACACACCCATGTCGCCGGTGCTGCAAGCCAAGTGGCCCGGTCTGCTGGGTTTGATCGCCGATGAGGGTCGCTATGTGGTGCAAATTTTTCTAGTAATTGGCGGCTTTTTGGCGGCGCAGTCCATGTTCAGCTTGCTCAGCAAGTCACGCAATGTGGAAGTTTGGCCCTTGTTCAAAAAACGCTTTTTGCGCCTGGCCAAACCCTTTTGGGTGGCCATTGCGTTGGCTGTGCTGTTGAGCTGGTTGGGCGGCAAAATTGCGATGCACCCGGAAGTATCGGATTTGCCAGGTTTTACCCAACTGCTGGCCCATGCATTTTTGTTGCACGACATTGTAGAAGTGGAGGCGTTGTCGGCCGGGGTTTGGTATGTGGCCATTGACCTGCAACTTTACGCAGTGTTGGTGTTGATGGCGTGGGCAAGCCAAAAAACCGGCGGGCTGAAATTGCTTGAACCCCAGCAGGGATTGTTGCTGCTGGCAATTGCCATGACCATCGCCTCTTTGTTGGTGTTGAACCGAAATGCTGAACACGATGAATGGGCCTGGTATTTTTTCGGTGCTTACGGCTTGGGCGTTGCGGCCCATTGGGCTCAACGTGAAGGCAAAGTGATTTTGGTCAGCTTGCTGATTGCGGGCCTGCTGGGCATTGCACTGTGGATTGAATGGCGCGAACGTTTGTTGCTGACGGGTGTAACAGCTTTGCTGTTAATGAACAGTGCGCGTATTGAAAGCTTGGTCAGTGTGATTGTTCAAGGCCCAGTGCGCCGGCTGGGCGATATTTCATACTCGGTTTTTCTGATTCACTACGGCATTGCCGTCTTTGCAAGTTCAGTGGTGATTGCCTTGGGCTTGAGCAGTTTTGGCGCGATGCTGCTAGCGTTTTTGCTGACCTGGGTGGTGAGTGTTGCGGCGGGGTGGGTGTTGTATTGGGGGGTTGAGAAGTAA
- a CDS encoding esterase/lipase family protein has product MFNFTLLATTTLLALSVSGCAMVSVGSVSSEDYLSARRGDVLTTGQLSASARTALQVVGTNEGRCNTNISECRKLLIASIGLSDEQRLSTISELWLQEALQNEEAQKLEPANDALKAATLSAYLESAKHAYAYLFFTGRTPDLRALEDRQAQVRDYYNFSTQQAVVGLFNRYRDQLEQSVSQEKTYLLDFAPWQVSGNTAGISLSHKGQLPNELLAASSLTFKGLRNQYRRDGLGAELVAVFADSVVKREDENKPWSETPFPSVTVMLHFPGNSVESVLEGKRVELQGFDPHRNSSVDVRGIRVPLAANFTSGYGLWLARSGFAQESLLSLIGRSETLDKPRIYLMQPFDPNRRVILMLHGLASSPEAWVNVANEVLGDEELRQNFQIWQVYYPTNLPLPFNNREIREAVNATLKNFDPQGKRRASTEMVLIGHSMGGVLARLMVSNSGDQLWESVLDRYNISEQREKRLRQKIEPFVIFDAMPQPTRAIFIAAPHRGTPYAENRFARFVSGLIRLPATVLSRVTEIGQLLVNPNEASNEPLVDSFNSIKNLSDQDPFVRESSKLPISSKVTYHSIMGNDTPGVILEASSDGVVPYASAKLEGAASELVVNSWHSVQETPEAIVEVRRILHEHLNRLQESQR; this is encoded by the coding sequence ATGTTCAACTTTACCCTTCTCGCCACTACCACTCTGCTTGCACTGTCCGTGTCGGGCTGCGCCATGGTTAGCGTGGGGTCAGTCAGCTCGGAAGATTACCTGTCAGCGCGCCGGGGCGATGTGCTCACCACCGGCCAACTCAGCGCATCCGCGCGTACAGCCCTTCAGGTGGTTGGCACCAACGAGGGGCGTTGCAACACCAATATTTCTGAATGCAGAAAATTGCTGATTGCCTCCATCGGCCTAAGCGATGAACAACGCCTTTCCACCATTTCCGAACTGTGGCTGCAGGAAGCCCTGCAAAACGAAGAAGCGCAGAAACTGGAGCCAGCCAACGATGCGTTGAAAGCCGCCACCCTTTCCGCCTACCTTGAAAGTGCAAAGCACGCCTACGCTTACCTGTTTTTCACCGGCAGAACGCCCGACCTGCGCGCACTGGAAGACCGGCAAGCTCAAGTGCGCGACTACTACAATTTTTCAACCCAGCAGGCTGTGGTGGGTTTATTCAACCGCTACCGCGATCAATTGGAGCAGTCTGTTTCGCAGGAAAAAACTTACCTGCTCGACTTTGCCCCCTGGCAGGTTAGCGGCAACACTGCGGGCATCAGCTTAAGCCACAAGGGCCAATTGCCCAATGAACTGCTTGCGGCGTCATCACTCACCTTCAAGGGTTTGCGCAATCAGTACCGCCGTGATGGTTTGGGTGCTGAATTGGTGGCCGTATTTGCCGACAGTGTGGTGAAACGGGAAGACGAGAACAAGCCTTGGAGCGAAACACCCTTCCCTTCTGTCACCGTGATGTTGCACTTTCCTGGCAACAGTGTTGAATCGGTGCTGGAGGGCAAACGTGTAGAACTACAGGGTTTTGATCCTCACCGGAATTCGAGTGTAGATGTTCGCGGCATACGTGTTCCCTTGGCTGCCAATTTCACGTCAGGCTATGGGCTGTGGCTTGCCCGCTCAGGCTTTGCGCAAGAAAGTTTGCTGTCGCTGATTGGTCGCAGTGAAACACTGGACAAACCCCGCATCTATTTGATGCAACCATTCGACCCCAACCGCCGTGTCATCTTGATGCTGCATGGCCTGGCCAGCAGCCCGGAGGCCTGGGTGAATGTGGCCAATGAAGTGCTGGGCGACGAAGAACTTCGCCAGAATTTTCAGATTTGGCAGGTGTACTACCCCACCAATTTGCCGCTGCCATTCAACAACCGCGAGATTCGCGAAGCAGTGAATGCCACGTTAAAAAACTTTGATCCGCAAGGCAAGCGAAGGGCCTCCACAGAAATGGTGCTCATTGGCCACAGCATGGGTGGCGTGTTGGCACGGCTGATGGTGTCGAATTCGGGCGACCAATTGTGGGAATCGGTGCTGGACCGATACAACATTTCAGAACAACGAGAAAAAAGACTGCGTCAGAAAATTGAGCCCTTCGTGATATTCGATGCCATGCCGCAACCCACGCGCGCCATTTTCATTGCAGCTCCGCACCGCGGAACCCCCTACGCAGAAAATCGTTTTGCGCGTTTTGTGTCGGGGCTTATTCGCTTGCCGGCCACCGTACTAAGCCGGGTGACTGAGATTGGTCAGCTGTTGGTCAACCCCAATGAAGCATCGAATGAACCCTTGGTGGACTCTTTCAACAGCATCAAGAACCTCAGTGACCAAGACCCGTTCGTGCGGGAGTCTTCCAAATTGCCGATCTCGAGCAAGGTGACCTACCACTCCATCATGGGCAACGACACACCCGGCGTTATTCTTGAGGCCAGCAGCGATGGTGTGGTGCCCTATGCAAGCGCAAAACTGGAGGGTGCAGCCTCAGAACTGGTGGTGAACTCCTGGCACAGCGTGCAGGAAACGCCCGAGGCCATTGTTGAAGTGCGCCGAATTCTTCACGAGCACCTGAACCGGCTACAAGAAAGCCAACGTTAA
- a CDS encoding PIN domain-containing protein: MIGLDTNVLVRYIAQDDAKQSPIATKLITSLTTENPGFISQVSLVELVWVMQSCYKASKPEVVAILETLLSTRELLVENTEIAIKALKIFETSKADFSDCLIERTANKAGCLHCVSFDTHAIKTAGFKPV, translated from the coding sequence ATGATCGGCCTTGATACCAACGTACTGGTCCGCTATATCGCCCAAGATGATGCCAAACAATCCCCTATCGCCACCAAACTGATTACATCGCTTACAACGGAAAACCCTGGGTTTATTTCTCAAGTTTCACTGGTTGAATTGGTGTGGGTTATGCAAAGCTGCTACAAAGCAAGCAAACCTGAAGTAGTGGCAATTCTTGAAACCTTGTTGAGCACACGCGAACTGCTTGTTGAAAATACGGAAATAGCAATTAAAGCACTGAAAATTTTCGAAACATCAAAAGCAGACTTTTCTGATTGCCTAATCGAGCGAACTGCAAACAAAGCCGGGTGCCTGCACTGTGTTAGCTTCGACACCCATGCCATCAAGACGGCGGGATTTAAACCTGTTTGA
- a CDS encoding HPP family protein, producing the protein MKLSIRALRALSVSRSILGFESNSTSPREKAISGLGAFLGILMVCWVSSFVVQGTDAILVVASMGATAVLLFAVPNGTLSQPWALMGGHFVSALIGVTCARYIPHTYLAAALAVGLAVGVMYWANCIHPPGGATALTAALGGESISNLGYWYMINPVLLNTLAILLVAVSFNALFAWRRYPNHFARKQKKRVEALSETGASLTHEDFAAAIARMDSYVDVSADVLAELFEYATKHADEQSTHPQTLTVGAFYSNGQVGYRWCVRELLDMSLTTPYKGEAGQQVIYKNVAGADLYETGLSNVEAFKRWARYEVVLQDGRWLPVKAATH; encoded by the coding sequence ATGAAACTCTCCATCCGGGCTTTGCGAGCTCTGTCGGTGTCGAGGTCGATTCTTGGCTTCGAATCCAATTCCACCAGTCCCCGCGAGAAAGCCATTTCTGGCCTGGGTGCCTTTTTGGGAATCTTGATGGTGTGTTGGGTGTCCAGTTTTGTGGTTCAGGGCACCGATGCAATTTTGGTGGTCGCATCCATGGGTGCAACAGCGGTTTTGTTGTTTGCTGTGCCGAACGGCACCTTGTCGCAGCCTTGGGCGCTGATGGGTGGGCATTTTGTATCGGCACTCATTGGCGTTACCTGTGCGCGTTACATTCCGCACACTTATTTGGCTGCGGCTTTGGCGGTGGGTTTGGCGGTGGGCGTGATGTACTGGGCCAATTGCATTCACCCGCCGGGCGGGGCCACGGCGCTAACCGCCGCGTTGGGCGGTGAATCCATTTCAAACCTTGGTTATTGGTACATGATCAACCCGGTGTTGTTAAACACCCTGGCTATTTTGTTGGTGGCAGTCAGTTTTAATGCGCTGTTTGCCTGGCGGCGCTACCCCAACCATTTTGCGCGCAAGCAGAAAAAGCGGGTCGAAGCCTTGTCGGAAACCGGGGCCAGCCTTACCCACGAGGATTTTGCAGCTGCCATTGCCCGCATGGATTCCTATGTGGACGTGAGCGCAGACGTATTGGCCGAGCTGTTTGAATATGCCACCAAGCATGCTGATGAGCAAAGCACTCACCCCCAAACCCTGACAGTGGGCGCCTTTTACAGCAACGGCCAAGTGGGTTATCGCTGGTGTGTGCGCGAGTTGCTGGACATGTCATTAACCACGCCTTACAAGGGCGAGGCCGGGCAACAAGTGATTTACAAAAATGTGGCCGGTGCCGATTTGTATGAAACCGGTTTGAGCAATGTCGAGGCCTTCAAGCGCTGGGCGCGCTACGAGGTGGTGTTGCAGGACGGTCGCTGGCTGCCAGTGAAAGCAGCCACGCATTAA
- a CDS encoding XdhC family protein: MESLDLEVLQRAHQWLENGHRVMLATVVRTWGSSPRPPGSLLALRDDGHALGSVSGGCIEDDLIDRLLNKDGFPLQPQLVSYGVGAEQARRFGLPCGGTMELVLEPLAAANELTDLLNALRAGKLVQRSLNIKTGERKLEPTHPEQGLVFDGTTLISVFGPRYRLLLIGAGQLSQQLARMAVALDFAVTVCDPREEYADEWNEPGTTLTREMPDDVVLAMKPDARMAVIALTHDPKLDDLALMEALQSPAFYVAALGSRRNNETRRARLLEFGVSEEQAATLRGPAGIYIGSRTPAEIAVSIAAELVAMKNGVAGDKVLNVAQAKAALEVAADTLSACAK; the protein is encoded by the coding sequence ATGGAAAGTCTTGATCTTGAAGTGTTGCAGCGCGCGCACCAGTGGCTGGAAAATGGCCACCGCGTGATGCTGGCCACAGTGGTGCGCACCTGGGGCTCTTCCCCCAGGCCACCGGGCTCGTTGCTGGCGTTGCGCGACGACGGCCATGCCCTGGGCAGCGTATCCGGTGGTTGTATTGAAGACGATTTGATTGACCGCCTGTTGAACAAGGACGGCTTCCCGTTACAGCCCCAACTGGTGAGTTATGGTGTGGGTGCAGAGCAGGCCCGGCGCTTCGGCTTGCCCTGTGGCGGCACCATGGAGCTTGTGCTTGAACCCCTGGCTGCAGCCAATGAATTGACCGATTTGTTGAACGCATTGAGAGCCGGAAAACTGGTGCAGCGCAGCCTGAACATAAAAACAGGCGAGCGCAAACTGGAGCCCACCCACCCGGAACAAGGCCTGGTGTTTGATGGCACCACCCTGATCAGTGTATTTGGCCCACGCTACCGTTTGTTGCTGATTGGTGCAGGCCAACTTAGCCAGCAACTGGCGCGCATGGCCGTGGCACTCGACTTTGCTGTCACCGTGTGCGACCCACGTGAGGAATACGCCGATGAATGGAATGAGCCGGGCACCACGTTGACACGTGAGATGCCCGACGATGTGGTGCTTGCGATGAAACCCGACGCACGCATGGCCGTGATTGCATTGACCCATGACCCCAAGCTGGATGACCTTGCCTTGATGGAAGCCCTGCAAAGCCCTGCATTTTATGTGGCAGCGCTGGGTTCGCGCCGCAACAACGAAACCCGCCGAGCCCGCCTGCTGGAGTTCGGCGTAAGCGAGGAACAGGCGGCAACCTTGCGCGGCCCCGCGGGTATTTATATTGGCAGCCGTACACCGGCTGAAATCGCTGTTTCAATTGCCGCCGAACTGGTGGCCATGAAAAACGGCGTTGCCGGCGACAAGGTGTTGAACGTGGCACAAGCCAAAGCCGCGCTTGAAGTGGCTGCTGACACCTTGAGCGCCTGCGCAAAATGA
- a CDS encoding AbrB/MazE/SpoVT family DNA-binding domain-containing protein, with product MATASVTSKGQITIPAGVRAALGLETGSRVEFVETEKGKFAIVAATNSVHALKGMLRKPLSPVSIEEMNSAIAKQGAKAR from the coding sequence ATGGCTACAGCTTCAGTAACATCCAAAGGGCAAATTACAATTCCCGCTGGGGTGCGCGCTGCGCTTGGACTGGAAACCGGCAGCAGGGTTGAATTTGTTGAAACAGAAAAGGGAAAGTTTGCAATTGTTGCAGCAACAAATTCCGTGCACGCTCTCAAAGGCATGTTGCGCAAACCGCTATCACCTGTCAGCATCGAAGAAATGAACTCAGCGATTGCCAAGCAAGGGGCCAAAGCCCGATGA
- a CDS encoding (2Fe-2S)-binding protein encodes MVDFVLNGKAVSVNVDGDTPLLWVLRDDLDMTGTKFGCGMGLCGACTAHVDGEPVRSCSTPVSTVAGKKVSTIEAMQNDKVGSAVQAAWQKLDVVQCGYCQSGQIMSATALLASNPKPTDDDIDAAMAGNVCRCATYVRIRAAIHEAAKTLA; translated from the coding sequence ATGGTTGATTTTGTATTGAACGGCAAAGCCGTCAGTGTGAATGTGGATGGCGACACGCCACTGCTTTGGGTGCTTCGCGACGACCTGGACATGACAGGCACCAAATTTGGTTGCGGCATGGGCCTTTGCGGCGCTTGCACAGCGCATGTCGATGGCGAGCCTGTGCGCAGTTGCTCCACACCAGTATCAACCGTTGCGGGCAAAAAAGTTAGCACCATCGAAGCCATGCAAAACGACAAAGTCGGCTCGGCCGTTCAGGCAGCCTGGCAAAAGCTCGACGTGGTGCAGTGTGGTTACTGCCAGTCAGGGCAAATCATGTCGGCCACTGCTTTGCTGGCCAGCAACCCGAAGCCCACCGACGACGACATTGATGCAGCCATGGCAGGCAATGTGTGCCGCTGTGCCACCTATGTGCGCATTCGCGCGGCCATTCACGAAGCCGCCAAAACATTGGCTTAA
- a CDS encoding nucleotidyltransferase family protein: MIQGILLAAGQGQRFDPSGEKDKLLQLRPDSGKPVLWHSGSTMCKVLPGTLAVIQGHQPKRVHCLFDAGCEVLISPEAQHGMGSALAAAVRHCLERKPGTTGFVISLGDMPWVPVEAVARVHAELLKVSTQELHAVAPYFQGKRGHPVGLTRAWAGSLIALQGDVGAKHLLRGAKMIAIDWPSADVLQDVDVPEDLA, encoded by the coding sequence ATGATTCAGGGTATTTTGCTGGCCGCAGGCCAGGGCCAGCGCTTTGACCCCAGCGGAGAAAAGGACAAGCTGCTGCAACTTCGTCCCGATTCTGGCAAGCCTGTGTTGTGGCACAGCGGCAGCACCATGTGCAAGGTGCTGCCTGGCACGCTGGCTGTGATTCAAGGCCACCAACCCAAGCGTGTGCACTGCCTGTTCGATGCAGGCTGCGAAGTGTTGATCAGCCCCGAAGCACAACACGGCATGGGCAGCGCCTTGGCTGCGGCAGTGAGGCATTGCCTTGAGAGAAAGCCTGGCACCACCGGATTTGTGATTTCACTGGGAGACATGCCTTGGGTGCCCGTTGAAGCTGTTGCACGGGTGCATGCTGAACTCTTGAAAGTGAGTACACAAGAGTTGCATGCTGTGGCGCCATACTTTCAAGGCAAGCGCGGGCACCCAGTGGGGCTGACGCGTGCATGGGCAGGTTCACTGATTGCCTTGCAAGGTGACGTGGGTGCAAAACATTTGCTGCGCGGTGCAAAAATGATTGCAATTGATTGGCCAAGCGCCGATGTGTTGCAAGACGTGGATGTGCCAGAGGACCTCGCGTAG
- a CDS encoding LysR family transcriptional regulator, with translation MVLDKDLLDGIPVFLTVAEHSSFTLAAAQLGITPTAVSKAIRVLEERHGVVLFQRTTRKVALTEAGQALFSRLNPATQEIDEAIAALGQFREKPIGTLRLNMKRSACTYLVEPIVAEFRQKYPDVKLDITIDEGLTDLLEGRYDAGIRLGESVDKDMVGVRLTPDLAFHVVGSPEYFKRHGKPAKPEDLQQHDAIMYRFVTSGTFHRWEFVRSKRQFFVDLPSPVVVNNRDILINFARQGLGLAYVAQYEVERELAEGSLVPVLSEFIPKTSGLYLYFPARTQAQLKLRAFIDMVTKVRGA, from the coding sequence ATGGTGCTCGACAAAGACTTGCTTGATGGCATCCCGGTGTTTTTAACCGTGGCCGAACACAGCAGTTTTACATTGGCGGCCGCGCAGCTGGGCATTACGCCCACAGCGGTGAGCAAGGCGATTCGGGTGCTGGAAGAACGCCATGGCGTGGTGTTGTTTCAGCGGACTACCCGCAAAGTGGCTTTGACTGAAGCAGGCCAGGCATTGTTCTCGCGTTTGAACCCCGCTACGCAGGAAATTGATGAGGCAATTGCCGCTTTGGGACAATTTCGGGAAAAGCCGATCGGCACGCTTCGACTGAATATGAAACGATCGGCCTGCACCTATTTGGTCGAGCCTATTGTGGCAGAGTTCCGCCAGAAGTACCCGGATGTGAAACTGGACATCACGATTGATGAAGGCCTGACCGATTTGCTGGAAGGTCGCTACGATGCAGGTATTCGCTTGGGCGAATCGGTAGACAAGGACATGGTGGGCGTGCGCCTGACTCCCGATCTGGCTTTTCATGTGGTGGGCAGCCCGGAATATTTCAAGCGCCATGGCAAACCTGCAAAGCCTGAGGATTTGCAGCAACACGATGCAATTATGTACCGCTTCGTGACCAGCGGTACCTTTCACCGTTGGGAGTTTGTCCGTAGCAAGCGGCAGTTTTTTGTAGACTTGCCAAGCCCGGTGGTGGTGAACAACCGGGATATCCTGATCAACTTTGCACGCCAGGGTTTGGGTTTGGCCTATGTGGCGCAGTACGAGGTAGAGCGCGAGTTGGCAGAGGGCAGCCTGGTGCCTGTGTTGAGTGAGTTCATTCCGAAAACCTCAGGTTTGTATTTGTACTTTCCAGCACGCACGCAAGCGCAACTGAAGTTACGCGCTTTCATCGACATGGTGACCAAAGTGCGTGGCGCATAA